The Microplitis mediator isolate UGA2020A chromosome 8, iyMicMedi2.1, whole genome shotgun sequence genome has a window encoding:
- the LOC130673090 gene encoding uncharacterized protein LOC130673090 has translation MEESLDFLRKLHKTCRICFEESDNLSPIFENNNETPKYPGLVKKIRECCDVELSEGISELSIPSFICDNCIENAKISYKFRLQCRHSETTLQLYHEELIQSNLEILQEQESSEISDVLSHLSTQDSSTSNETDVEYENEDDNSDDDRGKKVTKLTNGETENGDLIVEQLLEKLIQPSV, from the exons ATGGAAGAATCATTagattttttgagaaaattgcACAAGACCTGTCGGATTTGTTTCGAAGAATCAGATAATTTGTcaccaatttttgaaaataataacgaGACTCCTAAATATCCAGgcttagtaaaaaaaatacgggAATGTTGTGACGTTGAGTTGAGTGAAGGTATAAGTGAACTGAGTATTCCATCTTTTATTTGCGATAACTGCATTGAGAATGCAAAGATATCTTATAAATTTCGTCTGCAATGTCGACATTCAGAGACGACATTGCAGCTGTATCATGAGGAATTAATTCAAAGTAACCTTGAG atTTTACAAGAACAAGAATCTTCTGAGATAAGTGACGTACTGAGTCACTTATCAACTCAAGATTCATCAACCTCGAATGAGACTGATGTCGAATATGAAAATGAAGATGATAATAGTGATGATGATCGagggaaaaaagttacaaagctGACTAATGGAGAGACAGAAAATGGGGATTTAATTGTTGAgcaattattagaaaaattaatacaacccagcgtttaa
- the LOC130672899 gene encoding protein starmaker-like isoform X2 — MEVSENPSKKIKQICRICFIESINLTPVFSNHKVEKKYPGLIEKIRECGGIQLREERGIPFLICDNCIENAKIAYKFRLQCQHSETRLQLFHEELIQRSIQITREKKKLTETTDSISGSEASKLVIDEDLSLSDDAKSIDRIDTKNDKVDGDDLNSKKEKETDVFRSLEALAHHSFNDHGEKYKCFWCPETFDTLGLMKIHKKIHDRRSRSRKISDNGHDDSNVSVNEEIIQKSKFESRIEKTADGDHKEDGKNNPPASDAKIIGKKESRSWIEDDIKQDNDTETIKTKGEKRLKFKSRIGKTTNGDHKEDGKNNPPASGAKIIGKKEYRSWIEDDRDDDIKQDNDTETIKTKGEKRLKFKSRIEKTTDGDHKEDGKNNPPASDAKIIGKKESRSWIEDDRDDDVRQDDDAETFKTKREKRLKFKSRIEKTTDGDHKDDGKNNLPASDAKIIGKKESRSWSEDDRDDDVRQDNDTEIIKMKGEKRLKICHSKKWIQNFILHKCDICQSTFETEKRLNTHKRSHIAKNICNLCNRAFTSENWLQRHKQSDHSSNKTDVDESRVCFFCNKVFASSSRRFIHEKKIHWEIR, encoded by the exons ATGGAGGTGTCAGAAAAtccatcaaaaaaaataaagcaaaTTTGCAGGATTTGTTTCATAGAATCAATTAATTTGACGCCTGTATTTAGTAACCataaagtagaaaaaaaatatccaggtttgatagaaaaaatacGCGAATGTGGTGGGATTCAATTGCGAGAAGAAAGAGGAATTccttttttaatttgtgataATTGCATTGAAAACGCCAAAATAGCATACAAATTTCGGCTCCAGTGTCAGCATTCAGAGACACGACTGCAATTATTCCATGAAGAATTAATCCAACGTAGCATTCAA ataacgcgcgagaaaaaaaaattaaccgagACAACTGATTCTATAAGCGGAAGTGAAGCTTCGAAGTTGGTCATTGATGAAGACTTGTCATTGAGTGATGATGCAAAAAGTATTGATAGAATTGACACTAAAAATGACAAAGTTGATGGCGATGATTTAAATTCgaagaaagaaaaagaaactgatg TTTTTAGAAGTCTTGAAGCTTTAGCGCATCATTCATTTAATGATCATggggaaaaatataaatgtttctGGTGCCCAGAGACTTTTGATACCTTGGGATTGatgaaaattcataaaaaaattcatgatcgTCGGTCTCGTAGTAGGAAAATAAGTgataatggtcatgatgacAGCAATGTGTCAGTAAATGaagaaattattcaaaaatcaaaatttgaatctaGGATTGAAAAGACTGCGGATGGCGATCATAAAGAAGATGGTAAAAATAATCCACCAGCAAGTGATGCAAAAATAATTGGAAAGAAAGAATCTAGATCTTGGATTGAAGATGATATAAAACAGGATAATGATACAGaaacaattaaaacaaaaggagaaaaaagattaaaatttaaatctaggATTGGAAAGACTACTAATGGTGATCATAAAGAAGATGGTAAAAATAATCCACCAGCAAGTGGTGCAAAAATAATTGGAAAGAAAGAATATAGATCTTGGATCGAAGATGATAGAGATGATGATATAAAACAGGATAATGATACAGaaacaattaaaacaaaaggagaaaaaagattaaaatttaaatctaggATTGAAAAGACTACTGATGGTGATCATAAAGAAGATGGTAAAAATAATCCACCAGCAAGTGATGCaaaaataattggaaaaaaagaaTCTAGATCTTGGATTGAAGATGATAGAGATGATGATGTAAGACAGGATGATGATGCAGAAACATTTAAAACGAAAAGAgaaaaaagattgaaatttaaatctaGGATTGAAAAGACTACTGATGGTGATCATAAAGATgatggtaaaaataatttaccagcAAGTGATGCAAAAATAATTGGAAAGAAAGAATCTAGATCTTGGAGTGAAGATGATAGAGATGATGACGTAAGACAGGATAATGatacagaaataattaaaatgaaaggagaaaaaagattaaaaatttgccATTCAAAAAAGtggatacaaaattttattttacataaatgtGACATTTGTCAGAGTACATTTGAAACAGAGAAAAGATTGAATACACACAAGCGTAGTCATAtagcaaaaaatatttgtaatttatgtaatCGTGCTTTTACGAGTGAAAATTGGCTTCAGAGACATAAACAAAGTGACCATTCTTCAAATAAAACTGACGTTGATGAATcgagagtttgttttttttgtaacaaagTTTTTGCGTCAAGTAGTCGTCGCTTTAtacacgagaaaaaaattcactggGAAATACGGTAG
- the LOC130672899 gene encoding protein starmaker-like isoform X1: MEVSENPSKKIKQICRICFIESINLTPVFSNHKVEKKYPGLIEKIRECGGIQLREERGIPFLICDNCIENAKIAYKFRLQCQHSETRLQLFHEELIQRSIQITREKKKLTETTDSISGSEASKLVIDEDLSLSDDAKSIDRIDTKNDKVDGDDLNSKKEKETDGKDEKIEVFNGSKRKYNRKIIKCHQCNQVFRSLEALAHHSFNDHGEKYKCFWCPETFDTLGLMKIHKKIHDRRSRSRKISDNGHDDSNVSVNEEIIQKSKFESRIEKTADGDHKEDGKNNPPASDAKIIGKKESRSWIEDDIKQDNDTETIKTKGEKRLKFKSRIGKTTNGDHKEDGKNNPPASGAKIIGKKEYRSWIEDDRDDDIKQDNDTETIKTKGEKRLKFKSRIEKTTDGDHKEDGKNNPPASDAKIIGKKESRSWIEDDRDDDVRQDDDAETFKTKREKRLKFKSRIEKTTDGDHKDDGKNNLPASDAKIIGKKESRSWSEDDRDDDVRQDNDTEIIKMKGEKRLKICHSKKWIQNFILHKCDICQSTFETEKRLNTHKRSHIAKNICNLCNRAFTSENWLQRHKQSDHSSNKTDVDESRVCFFCNKVFASSSRRFIHEKKIHWEIR, encoded by the exons ATGGAGGTGTCAGAAAAtccatcaaaaaaaataaagcaaaTTTGCAGGATTTGTTTCATAGAATCAATTAATTTGACGCCTGTATTTAGTAACCataaagtagaaaaaaaatatccaggtttgatagaaaaaatacGCGAATGTGGTGGGATTCAATTGCGAGAAGAAAGAGGAATTccttttttaatttgtgataATTGCATTGAAAACGCCAAAATAGCATACAAATTTCGGCTCCAGTGTCAGCATTCAGAGACACGACTGCAATTATTCCATGAAGAATTAATCCAACGTAGCATTCAA ataacgcgcgagaaaaaaaaattaaccgagACAACTGATTCTATAAGCGGAAGTGAAGCTTCGAAGTTGGTCATTGATGAAGACTTGTCATTGAGTGATGATGCAAAAAGTATTGATAGAATTGACACTAAAAATGACAAAGTTGATGGCGATGATTTAAATTCgaagaaagaaaaagaaactgatggtaaagatgaaaaaattgaagtatTTAATGGTAGTAAACGTAAGtataatcgtaaaataattaaatgtcatCAGTGTAATCAAGTTTTTAGAAGTCTTGAAGCTTTAGCGCATCATTCATTTAATGATCATggggaaaaatataaatgtttctGGTGCCCAGAGACTTTTGATACCTTGGGATTGatgaaaattcataaaaaaattcatgatcgTCGGTCTCGTAGTAGGAAAATAAGTgataatggtcatgatgacAGCAATGTGTCAGTAAATGaagaaattattcaaaaatcaaaatttgaatctaGGATTGAAAAGACTGCGGATGGCGATCATAAAGAAGATGGTAAAAATAATCCACCAGCAAGTGATGCAAAAATAATTGGAAAGAAAGAATCTAGATCTTGGATTGAAGATGATATAAAACAGGATAATGATACAGaaacaattaaaacaaaaggagaaaaaagattaaaatttaaatctaggATTGGAAAGACTACTAATGGTGATCATAAAGAAGATGGTAAAAATAATCCACCAGCAAGTGGTGCAAAAATAATTGGAAAGAAAGAATATAGATCTTGGATCGAAGATGATAGAGATGATGATATAAAACAGGATAATGATACAGaaacaattaaaacaaaaggagaaaaaagattaaaatttaaatctaggATTGAAAAGACTACTGATGGTGATCATAAAGAAGATGGTAAAAATAATCCACCAGCAAGTGATGCaaaaataattggaaaaaaagaaTCTAGATCTTGGATTGAAGATGATAGAGATGATGATGTAAGACAGGATGATGATGCAGAAACATTTAAAACGAAAAGAgaaaaaagattgaaatttaaatctaGGATTGAAAAGACTACTGATGGTGATCATAAAGATgatggtaaaaataatttaccagcAAGTGATGCAAAAATAATTGGAAAGAAAGAATCTAGATCTTGGAGTGAAGATGATAGAGATGATGACGTAAGACAGGATAATGatacagaaataattaaaatgaaaggagaaaaaagattaaaaatttgccATTCAAAAAAGtggatacaaaattttattttacataaatgtGACATTTGTCAGAGTACATTTGAAACAGAGAAAAGATTGAATACACACAAGCGTAGTCATAtagcaaaaaatatttgtaatttatgtaatCGTGCTTTTACGAGTGAAAATTGGCTTCAGAGACATAAACAAAGTGACCATTCTTCAAATAAAACTGACGTTGATGAATcgagagtttgttttttttgtaacaaagTTTTTGCGTCAAGTAGTCGTCGCTTTAtacacgagaaaaaaattcactggGAAATACGGTAG